The region GAGAGGCATGGCTACCCTAATGTAATAGTGATTCAAGGTATCTCATGTCCTGCCTTGAATCTTCACTGAATATGCACACTGATAAACTACCTCAAAAACCAAACTTACTCTTCATAGCCCCCATAACAAATCCTCTCTTCTGCTTCCCGACAAACTTATTCACGTCATCTGCCCAACCTGCACTATTTTGTGAAAGGTTATCCATACTATCGCCCACAATGTTGAGTTTTTCTGTACGCTCATTGAGCTGACGCGTAGCCCAAGCACCCCAGCCTTCCTCAGTCGGCGTGTTTGTTTGAGTTGGGTAGGATGAATATTGTGCAGCGACAGCAGATGATGAGGGATTGGCGCGGCGATGTTCTTGCTGAGCTTCTGCGCGTTGTTGTGCGAGTTGCCGGGCTGAGACGGGACGGTCGGGACCACCGACTGTGGAGGAGTTAGTGAAAGAATGAGCAGAGATACAAGGGATGGAGGCTTACTGAGTAGGTCCATATCTTCTGGTGTAACGTATTGAGTGCCTGAAATCCATTGTAGGTTGCTGATAGTGGGTCGGGGCGGGATCAGTAACTCTGGGTTGAGCAGAACGTCCCTCGCGCGATCACTACAAGATGTTAGCATGCGAAACCGTTAAATGAGTAACATCGTGACTCACTATTGCAGCCCAGTTCCGAAGACGTTAATTAGCGCAACTTCAGCTGGCCCCTTGAAGCCAAGTATATCTCCAGTGGGCGTAATGATCGCTTCGGGGAAGCGTCGGATATCGAGTACGTCGCTAACCTTGACAGATCCAATCTCCTTCAAGGCAGGTAATGAATAGGCTCTCGCACAACCATCGCCATACAAACCTAGTAATGCGTATCCTTGAGCCTCATATCTCACTACTGTCGCAGCATCGCACAGGAATTGATCAAAGGTCTTGTGCGCGCCCTTGCTAGTGGCAGGGCGGAACAATCTTACCCCTGAGACAGTGACGGCCAACAGTACACCGTTGATTTTTGTTCCGGTCCTAAGTCCAGCCACAGCGGACTGAGAAGCATATGCTGGACGCCCTGAGTCTGCGTGCATAGGACAGATACTGATAACTTTGTCGTCTAGCGAGCATACACCGGCCAGCTTTACCGTGTATCGACCACTTGCCTCTGGTAACAACTTGAAGGTCGCAAGATGGCCTAGATTGGTGCCAACATGTACAAGAATACTGGAGTATTCATCATCTTCGAGTGTCATGACACTGAATTCGATAGAAGTCGGCCACTCTGCCTTGGGTGCTGCCTGTGTTGAGCTGCGTCGGAAACTAGAGCGCTTATCAGACTTGATAAACTCATGTATCGATGCCTTGTAGATAATGGCTGGTCCTCGTAAGTCAATGATCGCCAAACTTCCACCCTCAAAGCCTGCCGCAACGAAGCCTACATCCGAATGCTTCAAGGCAGTGACAGGCCCATTATCTTCAGCAAGCAAGGTGAAAGGTAGTAATCCCTCTTTGAGCGCCGCTTCACTCCTTTCTGTGATGTCGGTAAGCGCCTGTGGAGCGTTTTCGCCTGGTTGAAACTCATGTCCCATATTCTTGTTAGTGTCCCATCTGAATACGACTATCTCGccagatttcaaccccaCTGAAAGTTCGGAGGCGGCGCCTGCAAAAGATGTGTGCGTGATGTGGACATTATCTGGACGACCAACTGCTCGAGCTACATCAACCTGTAGCATTGCGTGATTTTCAATCTCGTCCGCGTGTCCTGCATCCCATAGCTTGATTGTACCATCTCCGTGAGCCGTTTGGACAATGTTGCGGTTCTCGAACCTCTTTAAAGGATGCACAGCTTCGGCACCACCTATGAGGAATTGAGGGCCCTGCTGTCGCTTCTCAGTCATACCAAGCCATCGCGTGCGTTCTACCGGCGCGAGGTTTATGTGGTTAATGTACGGATGGACCATAGTCATGGAAAGGTGTAGTTGATTTGTAGGTGAGATGGGCATACCGCTGGGGAAGGACAGGGTTATTAACTCTCCAGAAGCAAGTAGAGCGATGATGGCGATGGGGTCCTGGCAGCCAGCAAAATGGGGAGATGTTCTCGGGATAAGAAACAGGTCCACTacttctgttccaggtggACATGGTAGTATTCTTTGCCTTTTGGGGTTCTCGAAGTGATCCGATAGTGTCTGCCATGTCGCAGTCGCATAGACGGGCGTTCGGCCTAGTTCGAACAAAGTGAGGCTCTTTGCAGAGATGTTTGACGGTTGTCCGCCGGCAACGAGTATGGCAGTATCGTCGGGGTCTTTGTTGGCGCACCAGGCAATCTTGAAGATGGGCGACTTGAGCGCAAACGAGCCTTCAACAGCACCTGGGCTAAAACTCCCTGGACCTGGCTTGTCTACGTTGGTATCTGTCAACGTCCTCGCTTGTACAATTCGACCATCCTTGGCATCCCATATCACGATGCTGCTGTCTTCATGCCCAGTCAGGACAAAGGTGCCTGTGGGGTGCCAAACCGCCTGTGTCAATGGAGGCTCGCGCTCCTTGAAGATTGAACTAGGGTCTGAATCGCCACCAGGGGCGCCTTTTGGAAGAAGGTAGTGGAAGAAGTGCAGCGCCTTGTTCTGCTTGAAGGAGTATATGACCGCGCCCGAATTGTAACCGATCAGTAGAGAGCCAATGTCGCGAGGGTGCAGCGACAGTGTGACAACCGACGTCAAGCGCGACCGCGGGAACTTTTCCCTCCACAAGTTTGGTATCTTGAATGGGGTGAGGAGCTCCCTATCTAAATCATACGCATAGACATCTCCGTTCTGTGTACCCAGGAGCGCATAATCGATGGTAGGATCGCTGTGCAGGGCCGTAATCTTTGCAGGTGGGGAATGTGCGTTGAGCAGCTTCTTTGTTTCCAGTGAGAAAACTGACAAGTCGTTCTTCGAGTCTACACATAACAGCTTTTCGGCACAGAACTGTAGGATCTTGACTGAGGCGCTGCGGTTGGAAAGTGGTAGCACGACTTCGACCCTCTTTTGGCCGAATATATAGATCTGACCAGGACCATATTTGCTCTCGCTCGTGCCGACGGCAATGAGTGATTGGACGGGATCGTATGCGACTTGGGTGACTTTTGAGTTTATGCCATAGTTGCGGATCTGCACATGTTGTTAGCTTGGGCTTGCAGGCCATCGGCGGCAGCGCAACGGCGGGGTGGAAAAGGTCAAGCATACATGGTCCAGCACGAAGAGATCAGGCCCAAGGCCTTGCGAGAGGTCGTTGCTCACTCCAGCTTGCTTTCCACGCAAGAGATGAGCCATGGTGTTGTGTATATCTCATCGTCTTTTTCGTGAAGCGTGACTGGACATGGGGCCTCTTGGGGCTGCGTTTGTCTGCCCTCCGCAGCTCGCCGAGAGGTACGCGTTGCGCGCGACGTCATTTCGGCTTTTCGGAATGCAGGGTCCACCAGCCACACCGCCTCGACTTCACAGCCACAGCCACAGTCGGCATAATGCATGCACTCTTATTAAGAATTCAAGACTATCTTAATATACTTGCTAATCTACCCCTGTATCTCAGCTCATCACACTCATTGCATGAGGGGCTGACGCAAAAGACTAAACAGAACACACCCGCTGCCCAAATCAATGGAGGACAGAGTTGCTGGTGAACAGAAAACGCCCAGGAAACAATAGTCCTTCGGACACACACAGGCTGTCGGAATGCCCACAACGCCAGATTAATAATCTATGGTATCCAGAACACCTTGCAAATCGACAATCACTCGTCAAGACACTTACGTGGACATGGATGCCCCATTTGCGCCAAACATCGACCCATTGGGCGGTTGAGGCGTACCAGAGCCCTGTCTGCTGCTACTAAAGCTATTTTGTGCGGCGAGCCGGGCTTGCGATTGGGCCGCTACCTGTGCTTGCTGCCTATCAATCATCATCTGCTGGGGGTTGTTGGACACGCCATTGTAAGGAGCAGTGGTAGCGGGAGCCTGCGGAGTAGCGTACTGTGGTGGTCCGTAGTAAGTGCTGCGCATCTGCCCTCCAGAGATTGGCGTGCCATATGCTGGCCGTGCGGCATAAGCTGCCGGAGTGGGTGCAGCCTTCATAGGCGACGCAGTGCGCTGCTGCGGTGTCTGTCCACCGTTGTACAAAGGTGCAACATTTTGTGAGCGAGGATAGAAGCTGCTCTGATTTTGCTGGGTTGCATAACGGTTCTGGCCTTGTGCTTGGGGCGTAGGGTTGTAGTACTGCGAGCCAGCGGCACCGCCGTAGCTGTTTGGTTGCGCCGAACGCTGTGGGAAATATTGCCCAGACGGAGTGGTCCCGTAGTTTGGTCGTGGCGTCTGCTGGTTGTAGGATGGCGTCGCTGGGTAGC is a window of Pyrenophora tritici-repentis strain M4 chromosome 2, whole genome shotgun sequence DNA encoding:
- a CDS encoding Lgl-C domain containing protein, translated to MAHLLRGKQAGVSNDLSQGLGPDLFVLDHIRNYGINSKVTQVAYDPVQSLIAVGTSESKYGPGQIYIFGQKRVEVVLPLSNRSASVKILQFCAEKLLCVDSKNDLSVFSLETKKLLNAHSPPAKITALHSDPTIDYALLGTQNGDVYAYDLDRELLTPFKIPNLWREKFPRSRLTSVVTLSLHPRDIGSLLIGYNSGAVIYSFKQNKALHFFHYLLPKGAPGGDSDPSSIFKEREPPLTQAVWHPTGTFVLTGHEDSSIVIWDAKDGRIVQARTLTDTNVDKPGPGSFSPGAVEGSFALKSPIFKIAWCANKDPDDTAILVAGGQPSNISAKSLTLFELGRTPVYATATWQTLSDHFENPKRQRILPCPPGTEVVDLFLIPRTSPHFAGCQDPIAIIALLASGELITLSFPSGMPISPTNQLHLSMTMVHPYINHINLAPVERTRWLGMTEKRQQGPQFLIGGAEAVHPLKRFENRNIVQTAHGDGTIKLWDAGHADEIENHAMLQVDVARAVGRPDNVHITHTSFAGAASELSVGLKSGEIVVFRWDTNKNMGHEFQPGENAPQALTDITERSEAALKEGLLPFTLLAEDNGPVTALKHSDVGFVAAGFEGGSLAIIDLRGPAIIYKASIHEFIKSDKRSSFRRSSTQAAPKAEWPTSIEFSVMTLEDDEYSSILVHVGTNLGHLATFKLLPEASGRYTVKLAGVCSLDDKVISICPMHADSGRPAYASQSAVAGLRTGTKINGVLLAVTVSGVRLFRPATSKGAHKTFDQFLCDAATVVRYEAQGYALLGLYGDGCARAYSLPALKEIGSVKVSDVLDIRRFPEAIITPTGDILGFKGPAEVALINVFGTGLQYDRARDVLLNPELLIPPRPTISNLQWISGTQYVTPEDMDLLIGGPDRPVSARQLAQQRAEAQQEHRRANPSSSAVAAQYSSYPTQTNTPTEEGWGAWATRQLNERTEKLNIVGDSMDNLSQNSAGWADDVNKFVGKQKRGFVMGAMKSKFGF